One region of Endomicrobiales bacterium genomic DNA includes:
- a CDS encoding lipopolysaccharide assembly protein LapA domain-containing protein, whose protein sequence is MKYTFIFVFILCAAMLVFSMQNTATVYITFLKWGTFTTLTISVLAAFTGGVITGMLMLLPQIIRKNSKIKTLKTKLTQTDPSKSEIYVNK, encoded by the coding sequence ATGAAATATACTTTTATTTTTGTTTTCATTCTCTGCGCAGCAATGCTGGTATTCTCAATGCAAAACACCGCCACCGTTTACATCACATTTCTAAAATGGGGGACATTTACAACACTCACAATATCTGTGCTTGCGGCATTTACGGGCGGCGTAATAACCGGTATGCTAATGCTCTTGCCACAAATAATCCGCAAGAACTCAAAAATAAAAACCCTAAAAACAAAGCTAACCCAAACCGACCCATCAAAATCTGAAATCTATGTTAATAAATAA
- a CDS encoding DUF3800 domain-containing protein — MKVAFLDESGDHSLNKIDPSYPVFVLAGCIFDFDYYNNTAEPQIMALKQKYFKRNDIILRSYDIRKQKNAFNILVDKKLREAFYTDINELILSLNFTVIAAAINKTSLKNQYSDSVNPYHLCFHFFFERVIMYLGKSNEKMLLRIESRETHNDKKLSHEYELFRAGSSRFPPKETQAKLADLSFNQKTQNIAGMQLADLVAYPIGKWIMNNDGENKAFKIVEKKLHQKDGKYMGYGLKVFP; from the coding sequence TTGAAAGTAGCTTTTCTTGACGAATCAGGTGATCACAGTCTTAATAAAATTGACCCATCCTATCCTGTTTTCGTTCTTGCCGGATGTATTTTTGATTTTGATTACTATAATAACACAGCAGAACCTCAGATTATGGCTTTAAAACAAAAATATTTTAAACGCAATGATATTATTCTACGCTCATACGACATAAGAAAACAAAAAAATGCTTTTAACATACTTGTTGATAAAAAGTTGCGCGAAGCATTTTACACCGACATAAACGAGCTTATTCTCTCTTTAAATTTCACAGTTATTGCCGCTGCTATTAACAAAACTTCCCTAAAAAACCAATACTCAGATTCTGTCAATCCATATCATCTTTGTTTCCATTTTTTTTTTGAACGCGTAATAATGTATTTGGGTAAAAGCAACGAAAAAATGCTTTTAAGAATTGAATCTCGGGAAACACACAATGACAAAAAATTGTCTCACGAATATGAGTTATTTCGTGCCGGCTCATCACGATTTCCACCTAAAGAAACGCAGGCGAAATTGGCAGATCTGTCATTTAACCAAAAAACACAAAATATTGCAGGTATGCAATTAGCCGATCTGGTTGCTTACCCTATCGGCAAATGGATTATGAACAATGATGGTGAAAACAAGGCATTCAAAATTGTTGAAAAGAAATTACACCAGAAGGACGGGAAGTATATGGGTTACGGGCTGAAGGTTTTCCCATAA